The window CACGAAGCTCGGCATGAGGCGATTGATTCGCTCCAACAAGCCGGGCTTTGGTGGCACCGGCGGCGGCGTGTTCTGCGGGCGCGGCGGGCGTTCCGCCAGATTCACGTCCGAGCGCGACGGCATTGGTGCGCAACGCTCAATGAATTGCGGCCAGTAGCCTTCCATGAGCGTCTGGCAATCGCGCAGTTGTCCTTTATCCAGACGATCGCTGGCGAGTTGCAGAATCTTCGCCAACTCGGCCATCTCCGCTGGCCGGAAGCCGGCGGCGACCAGGCTCACGTCGTCCACCCAAACTTGCCCCGCGCCGAGCATCTCGAATCGCACGCGAATGGCCTCCACGCCCTCGGGCGGCAGGTCAGTGAACTCAAATTGCCGCTCGATCCAAGTATCCGAAATCGTTCCGCAACCCATGCGGCGTTCGAATGGTTCTCCATTCAACAATCCTTCTACGACGACCTGCAGCGGCGCTTCGCGGTTCGCATCCGCCGCGCGCAACCATGCGCGGACTTGCAAACGACCGAGTTGCGGCGACGCAAATGTCGGACTGATGAGCGACGTGACGTCTCCATCGCTTGTCAGCCGTACAGACAGTTTTCCGGCATGCGGTTGTTGCGGATCCAACGCGACCGATTGCTTCGATCCTGCCACGAACCAATCGGGAATGGTCACGACGTCATCGGTTGCAGCTTCGAAGTCCGCGTTCGCCAGCGGCGGCATCGTCTCTGCATTTCGCAGCAATTTGGCGCGCGTCCAAACGTCGTTCACGCGCCGCGCGAGCTCGTCCGTCGCTTGCTTCGTGACCGTGGACGTAATATTCGTCACAGCCACTTGCGGCGAGTTCATCCGCACTGCGACGAGGTCGTAGGCCGCCAATTCTACCGTCCACATCCTCGCGTTCCCGGTTCCGCGTGCCACTGGCAGCGTTCCGCGCGCGGCGAGGCCTTCCAAAGCAACCGCTGGCGGCAGCTGTAACGCCACGTTGGCCGTGACCGGCCACGGCGAGTCATTGACCAGATATAAGTACGTCGATTGCCCTGCGCGATGTGTGCGTCCGATGATCGGCTGCGTAGCGCCAGGCACGGTCACGAAACGCGCCGCCGGCAAGTTGCGATAGGCGTCGATCACGTCTCGCAGTGCGTCTTCATCACCTGTCGGAGGCGTCCATCCGCCGTCCACGATGACTTCCGCGTCTAGCCCTGCCAATGCATGCACGAAGCGGCGACGATTCTCCGCGCCAACAGGCGTGGGCTGAGAAATGAGCCAGCAGTAAGTCGACTTGAACGGACTCTGCCGCTCGAAATCGTGGACCCGCATCGTGCGCGGTTCGTGATAGAAGATCGCGCCCGTGGCAGACAATCGTTCCAGGCGGCGATCGATATCGACTGCCTGATTCATTTCCAGGTTGATCGCTCCCTCGGAGAGCGAATCCGCGGCCTCGAGCCGTGTAGGGCGCAACAGCAGCGGCAATTGGGCGCCAAGATAATGCTCGGGCGCGATCCCGGCTCGCAACCAGAGTTGCTCCAGACTCAGACTGCGCGACAGGCTCGGCTGTAAGTCTTGTTCCCAATGGCTGTGTTCCAGCAAGTGCGCCCCGGTCAAGAATACCCGGGCCGACGGTTTCACCTGCAGGACCGCCTGCTGCATTTCGCGATGCAGCGACGCTAGCCGTTCCGCGCGCCATTTCAACCAGGCTTCGCGATGCTTTCCCAACAATAGCGTCGTCGCTGCGGCAGTGTCCTGCGTAGGAATCGCGAAGCCAGTGTCGCGCGCGAACGCCGCGACCGTCACTTCGTCCATTCCCCATTCAGGGCCGGGCAATTGCGCATATCCATGCGCCGAGAGTTGGACCGCCAGGCCGGCGAACGACGGATGATGCCCATACCTGCCGGTGAGTTCGCTCACGACGGCCAGCATCGCCTGTTGCACGCGCGGATCGATCGCGTTGTAGTATGGCTCCTGGCCGCGAAAAGATGGCTCGACCTCGCTCCACGTTTTTCCCTCGGCGTTGACCCACTCCAAGCCAACGGCGGACGTCCCTCCGGCGCGCTTCAGCGCTTCCAAGCTGGCCAACGGAGCGCCGAAATCCAACTGCGGCGCGAATTGAATCCCTTCTCGATCGCACAATCGAAACAGCAACTCCAGCACGTCCTTGCGAATCGGATCCTGTGCTGTGGCAAAGAACGCCCCGTTGTCGTAGCGCGGCGTCGACTCGATCGTCAGACTCGGATACAGCGCGCAGCCGTCGCTCCAGGCCGGAGCAATCAGGCCGTTCCGGCCAGTCTGGCGCAAGTGATCGACCAATCGCGTGGCGCCGTCGTAGAACGTTCGCCAGTCTTTGAGCGAGCGTCCGCTGGTGGAATCGAGTGCTTCGGACGCGCCGAAATGCTCCGGCCACAGCGGTCGATCGTAGTACGCCGCGATCATTCGTTCCGGCGCTGCTGGGCTGCCGCGCGGCGCGCTCGGCAACCGTCCGCTGTGTTCGCTCAGACGGATTTTTCCATACACGGCGGACCGCGCGCCGCTTTGATTGGTCATCAATACCAGCGGAGTCTTGGTGCGCGGCCAGAAAATCAAGCGGTGCTTCACCGTGCCCGGCGCGGCGTCGCGAGCTTCGTCGCCCAGATAGACGCCGGAGTCGAGTCCCACCGGTGCGACCGCTCCCGCCGCATTCGGCTCGATCACGCTGATGCCGAGCTGTTGCGGCACGTTGCTCGGAAACTCTACTTCCAGCACATGCGGCTGGCCAGGGTGTTTCACCGGCAACAAGTAGGCTTCCCAACTGATCTCGCGCGGCGCGTCGTTCGCCGCGAGCTCGACGAACGCTCCGGTTTCGAGTCGCACAACACGCAAGTCGCCGCTGCCCATTGGGCCTTTGCGAATTCCCGGAATCAGCGGCACCGTCGTGAGCCGTTCCCACCAGCGAGCCGCCGTCGGATCGATTTCTTCCAGCGGCGTGGGCGGGGCGGTCGCTTCTT of the Planctomycetia bacterium genome contains:
- a CDS encoding family 10 glycosylhydrolase, coding for MTGQGRPRTSLSDRLPLRWTLQGGWWACAVWCLLGANASAADLELRVRLAWGDGAATRWQGVISLSSGELSAPVPLGIEADESGSMWIEDGALQVAGRSPRRYEGVDVTVTAPDDAQLLVQLNAPDGAAGESLSIPVADLVAETVTLELDEQDNRLVARRAPGDQLRVELDRDQLVCGPGESLALRVRPHELGISADTRVEVVCELRPARADGALWRNEQEWNSPARGVAGESLDFDLQLPDTEGVYDVVITARRRSLQRLGLKQTVAERRVQLVVIDPGAAPAQEATAPPTPLEEIDPTAARWWERLTTVPLIPGIRKGPMGSGDLRVVRLETGAFVELAANDAPREISWEAYLLPVKHPGQPHVLEVEFPSNVPQQLGISVIEPNAAGAVAPVGLDSGVYLGDEARDAAPGTVKHRLIFWPRTKTPLVLMTNQSGARSAVYGKIRLSEHSGRLPSAPRGSPAAPERMIAAYYDRPLWPEHFGASEALDSTSGRSLKDWRTFYDGATRLVDHLRQTGRNGLIAPAWSDGCALYPSLTIESTPRYDNGAFFATAQDPIRKDVLELLFRLCDREGIQFAPQLDFGAPLASLEALKRAGGTSAVGLEWVNAEGKTWSEVEPSFRGQEPYYNAIDPRVQQAMLAVVSELTGRYGHHPSFAGLAVQLSAHGYAQLPGPEWGMDEVTVAAFARDTGFAIPTQDTAAATTLLLGKHREAWLKWRAERLASLHREMQQAVLQVKPSARVFLTGAHLLEHSHWEQDLQPSLSRSLSLEQLWLRAGIAPEHYLGAQLPLLLRPTRLEAADSLSEGAINLEMNQAVDIDRRLERLSATGAIFYHEPRTMRVHDFERQSPFKSTYCWLISQPTPVGAENRRRFVHALAGLDAEVIVDGGWTPPTGDEDALRDVIDAYRNLPAARFVTVPGATQPIIGRTHRAGQSTYLYLVNDSPWPVTANVALQLPPAVALEGLAARGTLPVARGTGNARMWTVELAAYDLVAVRMNSPQVAVTNITSTVTKQATDELARRVNDVWTRAKLLRNAETMPPLANADFEAATDDVVTIPDWFVAGSKQSVALDPQQPHAGKLSVRLTSDGDVTSLISPTFASPQLGRLQVRAWLRAADANREAPLQVVVEGLLNGEPFERRMGCGTISDTWIERQFEFTDLPPEGVEAIRVRFEMLGAGQVWVDDVSLVAAGFRPAEMAELAKILQLASDRLDKGQLRDCQTLMEGYWPQFIERCAPMPSRSDVNLAERPPRPQNTPPPVPPKPGLLERINRLMPSFVR